In Drosophila yakuba strain Tai18E2 chromosome 2R, Prin_Dyak_Tai18E2_2.1, whole genome shotgun sequence, a single genomic region encodes these proteins:
- the LOC6529270 gene encoding uncharacterized protein LOC6529270, producing MPHYLLFFGALISLLASAYAIKCYACESVYEASCGDDFEVENHFKYDCAFIAPPRFLENDLLNVNATACLKRVFKENGIRKIVRGCYFGEVNATDVWCKMDPTLTAVQNSSCHVCDSENYCNGSDGRPVDKWKIFASLVLFFLAPQLL from the exons ATGCCGcattatttacttttctttgGCGCGCTCATCTCGCTGCTGGCCTCag CTTACGCCATCAAGTGCTACGCCTGCGAATCCGTATACGAGGCTAGTTGCGGCGACGACTTCGAAGTCGAGAACCATTTCAAATACGACTGCGCCTTTATTGCTCCGCCGCGATTTCTGGAGAATGATCTTCTTAATGTGAATGCCACGGCCTGTTTGAAACGGGTGTTCAAGG AAAATGGCATACGTAAAATCGTCAGAGGCTGCTACTTTGGCGAGGTAAATGCCACCGATGTGTGGTGCAAAATGGACCCCACCCTGACGGCGGTGCAGAATTCAAGTTGTCATGTGTGCGACAGCGAAAACTACTGCAATGGATCGGACGGACGTCCAGTGGATAAATGGAAAATCTTCGCCAGTCTGGTCTTGTTTTTCTTGGCACCTCAACTGCTCTGA
- the LOC6529276 gene encoding uncharacterized protein LOC6529276 encodes MAHGSTGCLLLALFSLLLFFNTASAVLRCWRCSTDVSNGEFCNDPFMPETISEQQRYWSYVNCTYSVGAKSVNARPVCKKLVQEVYGKRVISRSCFYEDMDDSADKCANDQTSSYIKTVYCRTCTTDGCNGASGATPLLLLLILPLWLAVSFGHLPLSK; translated from the exons ATGGCCCACGGTTCCACAGGCTGCCTCTTGCTGGCCCTTTTCTCCCTGCTCTTGTTTTTCAATACAG CCTCCGCGGTGCTGCGATGCTGGCGCTGTTCGACGGACGTGTCCAATGGCGAGTTCTGCAACGATCCCTTCATGCCGGAGACCATTTCGGAGCAGCAGCGGTACTGGAGCTACGTGAACTGCACCTACTCGGTGGGCGCGAAGTCGGTGAATGCCCGGCCCGTGTGCAAGAAACTGGTGCAGGAAG TCTACGGCAAGCGGGTGATTTCGCGTTCCTGCTTTTACGAGGACATGGACGATTCGGCGGACAAATGCGCCAATGACCAGACCTCGTCCTACATAAAGACCGTCTACTGCCGCACATGCACCACGGACGGTTGCAACGGAGCCAGTGGCGCCACTCCACTACTCCTGCTCCTAATACTGCCCCTTTGGCTGGCGGTATCCTTCGGGCACTTGCCGCTGAGCAAATGA
- the LOC6529273 gene encoding uncharacterized protein LOC6529273, which translates to MLATLLLVLPLLFTPSYGTLGTQVTSYDNKRMLLLIEDFNGTVSEQLLLVGATWGKLKADYPRDVAKIEDLQETLQHVVCRKESNVTVRHHLQSYLIREQIREHLETLNSSDLFQQALQSEDHELGKWQLAIGHHSRKLHCLFRTDQLTRILGVVIRRAYTLERSTRLAALLYQLYIGNRESYSSMVEAELILYKRYKSGEKNSQEFSEYMAKLWQSIQIEEFYPGLNQSTKQRLVDAVIDLLKFL; encoded by the coding sequence ATGCTTGCTACGTTACTTTTAGTACTCCCCTTGCTGTTTACGCCTTCGTATGGTACTTTGGGCACGCAGGTGACCAGCTATGACAACAAACGGATGCTTCTTCTGATCGAGGACTTCAATGGCACCGTATCCGAGCAGCTCCTTCTGGTGGGAGCCACGTGGGGAAAACTGAAAGCCGACTACCCCAGGGATGTGGCCAAAATCGAGGATTTGCAGGAGACGCTGCAGCATGTGGTGTGCCGTAAGGAGAGTAACGTGACAGTTCGTCATCACCTGCAGAGTTATCTCATTCGCGAACAGATCCGTGAGCATCTGGAGACTCTAAACAGCTCCGATCTGTTCCAGCAAGCTTTGCAATCGGAGGACCATGAGCTGGGCAAGTGGCAGTTGGCGATAGGACACCATTCCCGGAAACTCCATTGTTTGTTTAGGACAGACCAACTGACTAGGATCCTAGGAGTAGTGATTCGTCGGGCTTACACCCTGGAGAGATCCACCAGGCTGGCCGCGCTTCTCTACCAGCTGTATATCGGCAATCGGGAGTCCTATTCTTCAATGGTGGAAGCCGAGTTGATTCTTTACAAACGATATAAAAGTGGTGAAAAAAATAGCCAGGAGTTCAGCGAATACATGGCTAAGCTCTGGCAAAGCATCCAAATTGAGGAATTCTATCCTGGGCTGAATCAAAGCACGAAACAACGACTTGTTGACGCAGTTATAGACCTACTTAAATTCCTTTAA
- the LOC6529269 gene encoding uncharacterized protein LOC6529269: MAMMAALSSLFLLVTLASSARAITCYECDSVNNPGCGERFAGDDISTTDCDVVANMRSLGAEATCLTKYHEGMPGDTRFVRRSCYFGDASPIGISCDDGPDPVVPFMNFLGCTLCNTDLCNTAATLSTLPLVSALSLLGLLILLANV; the protein is encoded by the exons ATGGCGATGATGGCAGCGCTTTCCTCCCTCTTTCTGCTCGTCACGCTGGCAAGCTCAG CCCGTGCTATTACCTGCTACGAATGTGATTCCGTCAATAATCCAGGGTGTGGGGAGCGGTTTGCGGGCGATGACATATCCACGACGGATTGCGATGTAGTGGCGAACATGCGATCCCTGGGAGCGGAGGCCACTTGCCTTACCAAGTACCACGAGGGAA TGCCAGGAGACACGCGCTTCGTGAGGCGTTCCTGCTACTTTGGCGATGCCTCACCGATAGGCATAAGTTGCGACGATGGACCAGATCCTGTGGTGCCCTTTATGAATTTCCTGGGTTGCACACTCTGCAATACGGATTTGTGCAACACAGCCGCTACATTATCCACTCTACCCCTGGTCAGCGCCCTTTCGCTACTCGGTCTGCTTATCTTACTTGCGAACGTATAA
- the LOC6529275 gene encoding uncharacterized protein LOC6529275: MWQGHNEKPTSTRSMAKDIAHPERPLPPWSRLLDHNAEGCLRRRSGEKEEHYEVEISNHLWSLWGTTQQVNPEKNSSSLESASGRTSAPGQALACCVIACCAGSFQSLDSWDSSALDSIMLNGRGYYNESLANRQLWVRTGELCLECLNTTCFLDGREFWVDIEKFSTGKLYSRTKSLGSALSVFFGQHLQTGILQLRDQALAFGLIPEFASGGAFFLFHCQARGKPLFQDTKSAPYVLRMRKLQQLLYCILITLDEKRHNVPFRIYKVGCVPRAN; the protein is encoded by the coding sequence ATGTGGCAAGGACACAATGAAAAACCCACTTCGACCCGTTCGATGGCCAAGGACATAGCCCACCCTGAGAGGCCTTTGCCGCCGTGGAGTAGGCTTTTGGACCACAATGCGGAAGGTTGTCTGCGGAGGAGAAGTGGGGAAAAGGAGGAGCACTACGAGGTGGAGATCTCCAACCACTTATGGTCACTTTGGGGCACCACACAGCAAGTGAATCCAGAGAAAAACAGTTCTTCGTTGGAGTCCGCATCCGGCAGGACCTCAGCTCCTGGCCAGGCGTTGGCATGCTGTGTGATAGCCTGTTGTGCAGGCAGTTTTCAATCTTTGGATTCCTGGGATTCAAGCGCTCTAGACTCTATCATGTTGAATGGGCGGGGTTACTACAACGAAAGCTTGGCGAACAGGCAACTTTGGGTTCGAACAGGAGAGCTCTGCCTGGAGTGTCTGAATACCACCTGCTTTCTTGATGGCCGCGAGTTTTGGGTGGACATCGAAAAGTTCAGTACCGGCAAATTGTACAGTAGAACCAAGAGTCTGGGATCCGCACTGAGTGTGTTCTTCGGCCAGCACTTGCAAACGGGAATTCTCCAGCTGAGGGATCAGGCTCTGGCCTTTGGGCTTATCCCAGAGTTCGCCTCCGGAGGGGCGTTCTTCCTCTTTCACTGCCAGGCGAGGGGGAAGCCGCTTTTCCAGGACACCAAAAGTGCCCCGTATGTGCTCAGGATGCGAAAGCTACAGCAACTGCTTTACTGCATACTCATAACTTTGGACGAGAAGCGCCACAATGTGCCTTTCAGGATCTACAAGGTGGGATGTGTGCCACGTGCTAATTAA
- the LOC6529271 gene encoding uncharacterized protein LOC6529271 encodes MVSSAKLILALTVLATVACTGYAIKCYQCDSLSKSECGKDIKSDSSLVLDCTKMAPPRFLQSFFPVRNATGCMKQTIDIPGNPQIVRSCYFGNIDDTKVGCQTDPSLTINKLLSCEVCTKDECNGSSSLAPIAGVILLFFGLARLLA; translated from the exons ATGGTGTCGAGTGCAAAATTGATCTTGGCTCTCACCGTCTTGGCCACCGTAGCCTGCACTG GGTACGCCATTAAGTGCTATCAGTGCGATTCCTTGTCTAAATCCGAGTGTGGAAAGGACATAAAGTCAGATAGTAGTCTCGTTTTGGATTGCACCAAGATGGCTCCTCCTCGATTCCTCCAGAGCTTCTTCCCAGTTCGCAACGCCACCGGTTGCATGAAGCAGACCATCGACA TTCCGGGAAACCCCCAGATCGTGAGGTCCTGCTACTTCGGCAACATCGACGACACAAAGGTTGGATGCCAGACGGATCCTAGCCTGACGATTAACAAGTTGCTGAGCTGCGAGGTTTGCACCAAGGACGAGTGCAACGGATCCTCCTCCCTGGCCCCCATCGCCGGAGTAATCCTGCTCTTCTTTGGCTTGGCCCGTCTGCTGGCCTGA
- the LOC6529272 gene encoding uncharacterized protein LOC6529272 — MVSALKCSLAVAVMISLACSAYAVKCYQCESLTMPKCGLKFEADETLLLDCSRIGPPRYLQNFFPLRNATGCMKKTLESVAGHPQIVRSCYFGDINDIHGGCQSDPSMPFVKQLGCEVCTKDECNGSSSLTPVAGAILLFFGVARLLA, encoded by the exons ATGGTGTCCGCTCTGAAATGCAGTTTGGCCGTGGCCGTTATGATCAGTCTGGCTTGTTCGG CCTACGCCGTCAAGTGCTACCAGTGCGAGTCCCTCACGATGCCAAAGTGTGGCCTGAAGTTCGAGGCCGACGAGACTTTGCTGCTGGACTGTTCCCGGATCGGACCCCCTCGCTATCTGCAGAACTTCTTCCCCCTGCGGAACGCCACTGGCTGCATGAAGAAGACCCTTGAAAGCG TGGCCGGACATCCGCAGATCGTGAGGAGCTGCTACTTCGGGGACATCAACGATATCCACGGTGGCTGCCAGTCGGATCCCTCCATGCCTTTCGTAAAACAGCTGGGCTGCGAAGTTTGCACCAAGGACGAGTGCAACGGATCCTCCTCCCTGACCCCCGTTGCCGGAGCCATCCTGCTCTTCTTTGGCGTCGCTCGTCTGTTGGCCTAG
- the LOC6529274 gene encoding uncharacterized protein LOC6529274, whose protein sequence is MSAVPMKAFLAGVFLLANAWHITAVNEQHQKHHLQCWHCSSDTIGAEDFCDVTFQEDNIPTDLIKERNINLLRSCNSTINSDHERAVCRKTVEENNGKLVTKRFCYYTNKSDPVELCNITSPEKNVRRIFCEDCLTDRCNGAFAGASILEMLLLLPIVALIQQLVI, encoded by the exons ATGTCAGCGGTGCCGATGAAAGCCTTTCTGGCTGGCGTTTTCTTGCTGGCCAATGCCTGGCACATCACAG CTGTAAATGAGCAGCACCAGAAGCATCATCTGCAGTGCTGGCACTGCAGCTCGGACACCATTGGGGCGGAGGACTTCTGCGACGTGACCTTCCAGGAGGACAACATTCCCACTGACCTAATCAAGGAGCGGAACATCAATCTGCTGAGGAGCTGCAACAGCACCATTAACTCCGATCACGAACGGGCCGTTTGCCGCAAGACCGTGGAGGAAA ATAATGGAAAGCTGGTCACCAAGCGGTTCTGCTACTACACCAACAAATCAGATCCCGTGGAGCTGTGCAACATCACCAGTCCGGAGAAGAATGTGCGCCGGATATTCTGCGAGGACTGCCTCACCGATCGCTGCAACGGAGCCTTTGCGGGAGCATCTATTTTGGAGATGCTGTTGCTTCTGCCCATTGTGGCCCTGATTCAACAGTTGGTCATCTAA